The Gemmatimonadota bacterium genome window below encodes:
- the lnt gene encoding apolipoprotein N-acyltransferase, translating into MAQDNTWGWRLVLGYPILSGLLMAAAFPPLPLGFLACISLLPLIPVAENLRGRVAFGAGFLQGVVFYGASVYWIAWITPPGMAGAILYMSLFRGLFVWLWAFAMARVGRLGLWMVPFLWVGFEYFNTLGDMGFPWMLLGHTQVDYLPLIQIAEATGVYGVSFWVVVVNLIAFKALESARRGLMVGVLVLAFVLPAGFGLWRMAEPVDKGDLKVAIVQQNVPPVEKSYWGFDHNFNKLEPLTIQAAESGARLVVWSEAALPAYLKRDDASHQAYQARVQALVDSLGIYLYMGANRFESAERDRYYNSSFLLEPGGGDLPHYDKVKVVPFGERAPFPRLLGFLRDFRWSGGGYISGDFESGTALTVFEVPGGKFSGMICFDSVFPWLARNMMVRGAEFLVVITNDGWYGRTSAPYQHADIATFRAVENRRWVVRCANTGVSMFIDPYGRQEQKTGLFHEAVVAGAIAPSNEQTLYMRFGDLFSQLCGVIALMGLAVSAIRRPQEEEDVTPPEGTVPAIMPDRYEEDLPDEGKPMPFLDHLEELRWRILKGLAAIIIGAVFCGIFVNEILDVLIHPTRELEDKMILQTLRPMGMFMVKLQIALVGGGILALPFLIFQIWMFVAPGLFASERRFVTFVIGSATVCFVVGAVLAYWLVIPLAMKFFVGMAADTIVMPQFDIGEYIGFVLRLLIAFGLVFELPVLTFFLAKMGIATRDRMRKGRRYALVFGIILAAILTPPDPLSQVLMALPLVVLYEISIWVARIVNE; encoded by the coding sequence ATGGCGCAGGACAATACGTGGGGTTGGCGGTTGGTGCTCGGGTATCCGATTTTGTCGGGTTTGCTGATGGCAGCGGCTTTTCCTCCTTTGCCGCTCGGTTTTTTGGCCTGTATCAGTTTGTTGCCCCTGATTCCCGTTGCCGAAAATCTGCGTGGGCGCGTGGCTTTTGGCGCGGGTTTTTTGCAGGGTGTGGTTTTTTACGGTGCGAGTGTTTATTGGATTGCGTGGATTACCCCCCCGGGTATGGCGGGGGCAATTTTGTATATGTCGCTTTTTCGGGGGCTGTTTGTGTGGTTGTGGGCGTTTGCAATGGCGCGCGTTGGCAGGCTGGGGTTGTGGATGGTGCCTTTTTTGTGGGTGGGGTTTGAATATTTTAATACACTGGGCGATATGGGTTTTCCGTGGATGCTGCTTGGGCATACCCAGGTGGATTATTTGCCTTTGATCCAGATTGCAGAGGCGACTGGGGTTTACGGCGTGTCGTTTTGGGTGGTGGTGGTCAATCTGATCGCGTTTAAGGCATTGGAAAGTGCGCGGCGCGGTTTGATGGTTGGTGTTCTGGTTCTGGCTTTTGTACTGCCAGCGGGATTTGGTTTGTGGCGGATGGCAGAGCCGGTTGATAAGGGCGATTTGAAGGTCGCTATTGTGCAGCAAAATGTGCCACCTGTTGAGAAGTCTTACTGGGGTTTTGATCACAATTTTAACAAGTTGGAGCCTTTGACGATTCAGGCTGCGGAGTCGGGGGCGCGGTTGGTTGTGTGGTCAGAGGCGGCTTTGCCGGCGTATTTGAAGCGCGATGATGCATCGCACCAGGCGTATCAGGCGCGGGTGCAGGCGCTGGTCGATTCGCTGGGGATTTATCTGTATATGGGGGCGAATCGCTTTGAGTCCGCGGAGCGGGATCGCTATTATAATTCTTCTTTTTTGTTGGAGCCTGGCGGGGGTGATTTGCCGCATTACGACAAGGTGAAGGTGGTGCCGTTTGGGGAGCGGGCGCCTTTTCCCAGGTTGCTCGGGTTTTTGCGCGATTTTCGGTGGAGCGGTGGGGGATATATCAGCGGCGATTTTGAGAGTGGGACGGCGCTTACGGTTTTTGAGGTGCCGGGTGGAAAGTTTTCCGGGATGATTTGTTTTGATTCGGTGTTTCCCTGGCTTGCGCGCAATATGATGGTTCGGGGTGCCGAGTTTTTGGTGGTGATTACGAATGATGGATGGTACGGGCGTACGTCAGCACCGTATCAACACGCGGATATTGCGACGTTCAGGGCTGTTGAGAACAGGCGTTGGGTAGTGCGCTGTGCCAATACGGGTGTGTCGATGTTTATCGATCCCTATGGGCGGCAAGAGCAAAAGACGGGTTTGTTTCACGAGGCTGTTGTGGCGGGGGCTATTGCACCGAGCAATGAGCAGACGCTTTATATGCGGTTTGGCGATTTGTTTTCTCAGTTGTGCGGCGTGATTGCGCTGATGGGATTGGCGGTGTCTGCTATTCGCAGGCCGCAAGAGGAGGAGGATGTTACACCGCCTGAAGGTACGGTGCCGGCAATTATGCCAGACCGCTATGAAGAAGATCTGCCCGATGAAGGCAAGCCGATGCCTTTTCTCGATCATCTGGAGGAGTTGCGATGGCGCATTTTGAAGGGGTTGGCCGCGATTATTATAGGCGCAGTTTTTTGCGGGATATTTGTCAATGAGATTTTGGATGTGTTGATCCACCCTACCCGCGAACTGGAAGATAAAATGATATTGCAGACCTTAAGACCGATGGGCATGTTTATGGTCAAGTTGCAGATCGCGCTGGTGGGTGGGGGGATTCTGGCGCTGCCGTTTTTGATTTTTCAGATCTGGATGTTTGTCGCGCCCGGTCTGTTTGCCAGCGAGCGGCGATTTGTGACGTTTGTGATTGGTTCAGCTACTGTGTGTTTTGTTGTTGGTGCTGTTTTGGCGTACTGGCTGGTTATCCCATTGGCGATGAAGTTTTTTGTTGGTATGGCTGCTGATACGATTGTGATGCCGCAGTTTGATATTGGGGAGTATATCGGTTTTGTGCTGCGCCTTCTGATTGCTTTTGGCCTAGTGTTTGAGTTGCCCGTGTTGACGTTTTTTTTGGCTAAGATGGGGATTGCAACACGCGATCGGATGCGAAAGGGACGGCGTTATGCGCTTGTGTTCGGGATTATACTCGCCGCTATTTTGACCCCTCCCGATCCCCTGTCTCAGGTTTTGATGGCGCTGCCGCTCGTGGTTTTGTATGAGATTAGTATTTGGGTGGCGCGGATTGTGAATGAATAG
- a CDS encoding MBL fold metallo-hydrolase — MKICLLASGSGGNSICVQNGSSSVLIDAGLTGKKIEERLRGVGFDPAGLQAVVVSHEHSDHIKGVGVLARRYGLPVWMTEGTLNASKKIFRGSEKIRVFENDEAFSIGDLSFQAFQLPHDAADPVNFSVTDGHSYVTVATDMGTVTQLVYQHMRRADLVIIETNYDRQMLMDGPYPWVLKQRINSTHGHLSNDGAAEALCDLAREGLKQAVLAHLSQKNNRPDLARETCADMLQGQGIRSFPLSVAEQDRPSDIFVI; from the coding sequence GTGAAGATTTGTTTGTTGGCAAGTGGTAGCGGTGGCAATTCGATTTGTGTTCAAAATGGTTCTTCAAGTGTGCTTATCGATGCGGGTTTGACGGGTAAGAAGATCGAAGAGCGTTTGCGAGGTGTTGGGTTTGATCCAGCGGGTTTGCAGGCTGTTGTGGTGAGTCACGAGCATTCCGATCATATTAAGGGGGTGGGGGTGTTGGCGCGGCGATATGGGCTGCCGGTTTGGATGACGGAGGGCACTTTGAATGCTTCGAAGAAGATTTTTCGGGGGAGTGAGAAGATTCGGGTTTTTGAAAATGATGAGGCTTTTTCAATTGGCGATCTGTCTTTTCAGGCGTTCCAATTGCCCCACGATGCCGCTGATCCCGTGAATTTTTCTGTGACAGATGGACATTCCTATGTGACGGTTGCTACAGATATGGGTACGGTGACACAGCTGGTTTATCAGCATATGCGCCGCGCCGATCTGGTGATTATTGAGACGAATTACGATCGCCAAATGCTGATGGATGGACCTTATCCATGGGTTTTGAAGCAGAGGATTAATAGTACGCACGGTCATTTGTCAAATGATGGGGCGGCCGAGGCGTTGTGCGATCTGGCGCGAGAGGGTTTGAAACAGGCGGTTCTGGCGCATTTGAGTCAGAAAAATAACCGGCCGGATCTGGCGCGAGAGACGTGTGCAGATATGTTGCAGGGTCAGGGTATTCGGTCTTTTCCCCTGAGCGTGGCTGAGCAGGATCGTCCGAGTGATATTTTTGTGATTTGA
- a CDS encoding sodium:calcium antiporter, whose translation MEKWIEELVMGLASPFLLVIIAVTLYTLGKGADWLVDEAVTLSVRWGLGKAVIGATIVSIGTTTPEAAVSVFSAIQGKPGLALGNAVGSIICDTGLIIGLASLIAPLPLNRQLASRLSNVQVGAGILLVLACFPWASPAKLFTQGGVLPQFAGFAFVVLLGLYIWQSIRWAATMSDAEQEDATGAEESNASLVLVKLILAIAVIVISAQILIPSVSILAERIGVPKHIISATLVAFGTSLPELVTAITAVRRGHGELAVGNIIGADILNVLFVAGVSAAATPGGLQADGQFFQFLFPAMVFILVVFRCGIFVSGNAMKRPFGVVLVATWLLVTLLSYVLSIDMH comes from the coding sequence ATGGAAAAGTGGATTGAAGAGCTTGTGATGGGGTTGGCCAGTCCGTTCCTGCTTGTGATTATTGCGGTGACGCTGTACACGCTCGGCAAAGGCGCAGATTGGCTCGTCGATGAAGCTGTGACGCTTTCGGTGCGCTGGGGGCTGGGGAAGGCGGTTATCGGTGCGACGATTGTGAGTATTGGTACGACGACGCCGGAAGCAGCGGTGTCCGTGTTTTCGGCGATTCAGGGGAAACCAGGGCTTGCGCTTGGGAATGCCGTTGGTTCGATTATTTGCGATACGGGTCTCATTATCGGTCTGGCTTCTTTGATTGCTCCCTTGCCTCTTAACCGCCAGTTGGCGTCGCGGTTGTCCAATGTGCAGGTGGGGGCTGGTATTCTTCTGGTGCTCGCCTGTTTTCCGTGGGCTTCTCCCGCGAAATTGTTTACCCAGGGTGGGGTTTTGCCACAGTTTGCCGGGTTCGCTTTTGTCGTACTTTTGGGACTTTATATTTGGCAGTCGATCCGATGGGCTGCAACTATGTCGGATGCTGAGCAGGAAGATGCAACCGGTGCGGAGGAGAGTAACGCGTCCCTCGTGCTCGTCAAGTTGATCCTGGCGATTGCGGTTATTGTTATTTCAGCTCAGATTCTCATTCCCAGTGTGAGTATTTTGGCAGAGAGAATTGGCGTGCCAAAGCACATTATTTCTGCAACGCTGGTCGCGTTTGGCACGTCGCTCCCAGAACTCGTGACGGCGATTACCGCTGTCAGACGCGGGCACGGCGAGTTGGCTGTTGGCAATATTATTGGCGCAGATATTCTCAATGTGCTCTTTGTCGCTGGTGTCTCGGCCGCGGCAACACCAGGTGGTTTGCAAGCCGATGGTCAGTTTTTCCAATTTTTGTTTCCGGCAATGGTGTTTATTCTCGTTGTTTTCCGTTGCGGCATTTTTGTGTCGGGCAATGCGATGAAGCGTCCTTTTGGGGTTGTGCTGGTGGCGACGTGGCTTTTGGTGACTCTGCTCAGTTATGTGTTGTCCATAGATATGCATTAG
- a CDS encoding SDR family oxidoreductase — protein sequence MSQDKGKGGFVLVTGASGYVGGRLVPALEERGARVRCLARNPQYLAGRFCSDTEIVAGDVLDRDSLRVALEGVDTAYYLVHSMGSRANFEEQDRIGAQNFARVALQQGVRRVIYLGGLVGDRQLSSHLASRREVGAILTSEGPETLEFRASIIIGSGSLSFEMVRSLVNKLPIMITPSWVRTPTQPIAIEDVIAYLIRGLDVEAEGSAVFEIGGPEQVSYGGLMREYARQIGVRRLMIPVPFLSPRLSSLWLGLVTPLYARVGKKLIDSLRNETVVRDDGARELFPVRPLNVRQAMARALEEEDREMAQTRWSDSVSSSGEEPFWGGRRFGSRLVDRQQAFANVEPGRAFAPVQRIGGDQGWYFATWLWYLRGFMDLLLGGVGMRRGRRHPVDVRPGDPLDFWRVEAFEEHRLLRLQAEMKVPGRAWLQFEVQPVEGGSQITQTAIFDPLGLGGLLYWYGLYPIHCLIFKRMLKGIVNQAELDMP from the coding sequence ATGTCTCAGGATAAGGGAAAAGGCGGGTTTGTGCTGGTGACGGGAGCCAGTGGGTATGTTGGTGGGCGGCTGGTTCCGGCGCTTGAAGAGAGGGGAGCGCGCGTGCGTTGTCTGGCTCGCAATCCCCAGTATCTGGCTGGTCGGTTTTGTTCCGATACTGAGATTGTCGCGGGGGATGTGCTGGATCGGGATTCGCTGAGGGTTGCTCTGGAGGGGGTAGATACGGCGTACTATCTGGTGCATTCTATGGGGTCCAGAGCCAATTTTGAGGAGCAGGACCGCATTGGGGCACAAAATTTTGCTCGCGTCGCGCTGCAGCAAGGGGTTCGGCGCGTTATTTATTTGGGGGGGCTGGTTGGAGATCGTCAGCTTTCTTCTCATTTGGCGAGTCGCCGGGAGGTGGGGGCTATTCTAACTTCTGAGGGACCTGAAACGCTGGAGTTTCGCGCTTCTATTATTATTGGTTCGGGTTCGCTGTCTTTTGAGATGGTGCGGAGTCTGGTCAATAAGTTGCCGATTATGATTACGCCGAGCTGGGTCCGCACGCCAACTCAGCCGATTGCGATTGAGGATGTGATTGCCTATTTGATCCGGGGTCTGGATGTGGAGGCGGAGGGTAGTGCGGTTTTTGAAATTGGGGGTCCAGAACAGGTGTCCTACGGCGGGTTGATGCGCGAATATGCCCGCCAGATTGGTGTGCGGCGTCTTATGATTCCGGTGCCTTTTTTGAGCCCTCGTCTTTCCAGTTTGTGGTTGGGACTGGTGACGCCTCTTTATGCGCGGGTGGGTAAGAAGCTCATCGACAGTTTGCGCAATGAGACGGTTGTTCGAGATGATGGTGCGCGCGAGCTTTTTCCCGTCCGTCCTCTAAATGTGCGTCAGGCGATGGCTCGTGCGCTTGAGGAGGAGGACCGGGAGATGGCGCAGACCCGCTGGAGCGATTCGGTGTCGTCAAGTGGTGAGGAGCCTTTTTGGGGTGGAAGGCGTTTTGGTTCGCGGCTTGTTGATCGCCAGCAGGCTTTTGCGAATGTGGAACCCGGCCGAGCTTTTGCTCCTGTTCAGCGCATTGGGGGAGATCAGGGCTGGTATTTTGCGACATGGCTCTGGTATTTGCGCGGTTTTATGGATTTGCTGTTGGGCGGGGTGGGTATGCGGCGAGGGCGACGGCATCCGGTTGATGTGCGGCCGGGAGATCCCCTGGATTTCTGGCGTGTTGAGGCTTTTGAAGAACATCGCCTTCTGCGCTTGCAGGCAGAGATGAAGGTGCCCGGTCGGGCATGGCTTCAGTTTGAGGTCCAGCCCGTGGAGGGGGGCAGTCAGATAACGCAGACAGCTATTTTCGATCCTCTGGGGTTGGGCGGGTTGCTTTATTGGTATGGCCTTTATCCCATTCACTGTCTCATTTTCAAGCGTATGCTGAAGGGTATTGTAAATCAGGCGGAGTTGGATATGCCTTAG
- a CDS encoding phytanoyl-CoA dioxygenase family protein — MGNLTPHPMLSDEQIEAFFEIGFVIVPDVFTPTEIEKMRAGFDRLQKIAYALSEPGIHKGSDFAIERKESGQVIIHRISWCGAAEPVLLAYGKDPRLLGVASQLLGSNEMNQLINQAHFKIPGDNVAFPWHQDSEHRGYGKPWWKDVNGRGSFVQQAIAIDDVTEESGPLKFIPGSCKLGHLGLLSRSEEEYPALFNPDDAITGIMKAGSVALFNPYVIHGSEPNRSQKSRRIFINGYAYPGANSRTYPGKGAGRLLKIAS, encoded by the coding sequence ATGGGAAACCTGACGCCTCACCCAATGCTCAGTGACGAACAGATCGAAGCATTCTTCGAAATTGGATTCGTCATCGTACCGGACGTCTTTACGCCGACTGAAATCGAAAAAATGCGAGCAGGATTTGACCGTCTGCAAAAAATAGCCTACGCGCTATCGGAACCCGGGATCCACAAAGGCTCTGATTTTGCCATAGAAAGAAAGGAATCGGGACAGGTCATCATTCATCGCATCTCCTGGTGCGGGGCAGCCGAACCAGTATTACTCGCTTATGGTAAAGATCCCCGCCTGCTCGGCGTGGCGAGCCAGTTGCTGGGCAGCAACGAAATGAACCAGCTAATCAACCAGGCCCACTTCAAAATACCCGGCGACAACGTGGCATTTCCGTGGCATCAGGACAGCGAACATCGCGGATATGGAAAACCCTGGTGGAAGGACGTCAACGGACGCGGCAGCTTTGTCCAGCAAGCCATCGCCATTGACGATGTAACCGAAGAAAGTGGACCTCTGAAATTCATCCCTGGAAGTTGCAAATTGGGACATCTGGGCCTGTTGAGTCGCAGTGAAGAAGAATACCCGGCACTATTCAACCCCGACGACGCTATAACGGGAATCATGAAAGCCGGTAGCGTAGCTCTATTCAACCCATACGTCATCCACGGCAGCGAACCGAACCGCTCGCAGAAATCGCGGCGCATCTTTATAAACGGCTATGCTTACCCCGGCGCCAACTCGAGAACCTATCCAGGAAAGGGTGCTGGCAGGCTCTTAAAGATCGCCAGCTAA
- a CDS encoding XRE family transcriptional regulator, with translation MVITSEEIGQRLRFARESRHITQEAAGTVLGLQRSAISLMESGQRQVSTLELTRLADLYGRSVEWFVNPDSPLKQEDPVVALFRAEPGLQSEVVQEQARRCLRLLREGASLRRLTGRGTDVSLPSYELPPPRSVGQAIAQGQLVAEQERRRLDLGNAPVNVSETLARQNIWTATLPLPDEISGLFLSSPDFGMAVLANLNQAPVRRQFSFAHEHGHALMDRDEAATVTSAHNAKTRTEQRANAFAAAFLMPEEGVRDFLHSLGKGRSVRREEAAMDAVTGEGIQGALRSPARSQHINYVDVALLARHFGVSYAAAVWRLRGLNLLSAEQTETLLDQTEEANRYLRAVRAYADVEDSGDETPRNHELDWQVLWLALEAWWRGEISQGRLLEVGCLLNIEDETILDLAN, from the coding sequence ATGGTTATTACTTCCGAAGAGATCGGACAGCGATTGCGATTTGCACGCGAAAGCCGACATATTACTCAGGAGGCTGCCGGTACAGTGCTTGGCTTACAGCGTTCTGCGATCAGTCTCATGGAATCCGGCCAGCGGCAGGTTTCCACGCTTGAGTTGACCCGTCTTGCGGATCTGTACGGGCGTTCGGTCGAGTGGTTTGTCAATCCGGATAGTCCGCTCAAACAGGAGGATCCAGTGGTCGCGCTTTTTCGCGCGGAGCCAGGTTTGCAGAGCGAGGTTGTTCAGGAGCAAGCTCGGCGTTGTTTGCGTTTGCTCAGAGAAGGCGCGTCACTTCGACGATTAACGGGGCGCGGGACAGATGTTTCTCTACCCAGTTATGAACTTCCGCCCCCTCGGTCGGTGGGACAGGCGATTGCCCAGGGCCAGCTTGTGGCCGAGCAGGAGCGTCGGCGTCTCGATTTGGGCAATGCGCCCGTTAATGTGTCCGAGACTCTGGCTCGCCAGAATATCTGGACAGCGACTTTGCCGTTGCCCGATGAAATTTCGGGTCTTTTTTTGAGTAGTCCCGATTTTGGTATGGCGGTTCTGGCGAATCTCAATCAGGCGCCGGTGCGTCGGCAGTTTTCGTTTGCTCATGAACACGGTCACGCGCTTATGGACCGCGATGAGGCGGCTACTGTTACGAGTGCTCATAATGCTAAGACGAGGACTGAGCAGCGGGCGAATGCTTTTGCAGCCGCTTTTCTGATGCCCGAAGAGGGTGTGCGAGATTTTCTGCATAGTCTGGGTAAGGGAAGAAGTGTCCGTCGCGAGGAAGCGGCGATGGATGCTGTTACTGGAGAGGGTATTCAGGGTGCGTTGCGCAGTCCGGCGCGTTCACAGCATATAAACTATGTGGATGTAGCGCTTTTAGCCCGGCACTTTGGAGTGAGCTATGCGGCAGCGGTTTGGCGGTTGCGCGGTTTGAATCTTCTGAGTGCTGAGCAAACCGAAACGCTTCTCGATCAGACGGAAGAGGCTAACCGCTATTTGCGCGCTGTGAGGGCTTATGCCGATGTAGAGGATTCCGGAGATGAAACGCCTCGAAATCACGAGTTGGATTGGCAGGTTCTTTGGCTGGCTCTGGAAGCGTGGTGGCGCGGGGAGATTTCACAGGGACGACTGCTCGAAGTGGGCTGTCTGTTGAATATTGAGGATGAGACGATTCTCGATCTGGCGAATTGA
- a CDS encoding AAA family ATPase, with protein sequence MLKRLYIDNYKCLTNFEIRFEELTLLLGPNGCGKSAVFEVAGKLRDFISGDAGVNELFLSTDLTYWSTKPEQRFELEIDISGGLYFYRLVIEHAPEKHYAQVTREELLFNDKPLFVFENGEVQRYYDDHSKGPKYSFESGHSAQATVAEGYPKLQAFRNQVRRFVTLSLEPRRMKSGSDFDTDRLSDSGMNFASWYQGRLQENPRRIFEVMDQLGDVLPGFAGLRLVPKGSDYRELQAEFFSADTESSSIYRFDHLSDGQRALIVLYFLLFADDAGRTLFLDEPDNYVTLPELQPWFAELEDGCGDTLPQTILISHHPEAIDFLSDKAVWLGRDPESHTRIMDVKNNTRLKISELYAQGLAP encoded by the coding sequence ATGCTCAAACGCCTTTATATTGACAACTACAAGTGCCTGACCAACTTTGAGATTCGTTTCGAGGAATTGACGCTGCTCCTCGGACCAAATGGATGCGGCAAGTCGGCTGTGTTTGAAGTTGCTGGGAAACTGCGTGATTTTATTAGCGGCGATGCAGGTGTCAACGAATTGTTTCTCTCCACCGATCTCACTTATTGGAGCACCAAACCAGAACAACGCTTCGAATTGGAAATTGACATTTCTGGCGGACTATATTTTTATCGACTTGTGATTGAGCATGCTCCAGAAAAACACTACGCACAGGTAACTCGCGAAGAACTTCTGTTCAATGACAAGCCGCTCTTTGTTTTTGAAAACGGCGAAGTACAGCGTTATTACGACGATCACAGCAAGGGGCCAAAATATTCTTTCGAATCGGGACACTCAGCACAGGCAACAGTGGCTGAAGGTTATCCGAAATTGCAGGCATTCCGAAATCAAGTACGCCGTTTTGTGACGCTCTCTTTAGAGCCAAGACGCATGAAAAGCGGTTCAGATTTTGACACCGATAGACTCAGCGATAGCGGTATGAATTTTGCGTCGTGGTATCAGGGACGCTTACAAGAGAATCCGCGCCGAATCTTTGAGGTAATGGATCAGTTAGGCGATGTTCTGCCGGGCTTCGCAGGTTTGAGACTTGTTCCGAAAGGCAGTGATTACAGAGAGTTGCAAGCGGAGTTTTTCTCGGCAGATACAGAATCGAGTTCTATCTATCGGTTTGACCATCTTTCAGATGGTCAGCGTGCTTTGATCGTACTGTATTTTTTGCTCTTTGCCGATGATGCTGGACGCACTCTGTTTTTGGATGAGCCGGATAACTATGTCACTCTTCCTGAGTTGCAACCATGGTTTGCTGAATTGGAGGATGGCTGTGGTGACACCTTGCCTCAGACCATATTGATTTCTCACCATCCAGAAGCGATTGATTTTCTCAGCGATAAGGCGGTTTGGTTGGGGCGTGATCCGGAGAGCCATACGCGTATTATGGATGTCAAAAACAATACCAGGTTAAAAATTTCTGAACTCTACGCTCAGGGACTCGCACCGTGA